One genomic segment of Hordeum vulgare subsp. vulgare chromosome 2H, MorexV3_pseudomolecules_assembly, whole genome shotgun sequence includes these proteins:
- the LOC123430706 gene encoding uncharacterized protein LOC123430706 — protein sequence MFLAAAGGSSARQPAITRARSNAFKSPQRSTAGHSRFPSIASPEFHGLPSPPLPSPPPKSIKLRIAAGLSMAGAEAVERAHELYRGGRHREALELYSAALAAARGHAQRIALHSNRAACYLKLHDFHKAAEECTSVLELDTEHAGALMLRAQTLVTLKDYQSALFDVNRLIEINPSSEVYRNLHARLKTQLSLAPIPESDEESLYTEEDKEDLPPKDNTKNETALVKSDQPSAKLIPENKPVTKALKVEVLPNLHSKPEGTIQKPKGHSELDYKEPLTEAPKVQVSPSLYKEPLTEARKVQVSPSLPSKPECWGTIQKPKGHSGLDYSKWDKVENDSSEDDDDDEEDDLPRYKFKVRTIGVRTVK from the exons ATGTTCCTCGCGGCCGCGGGCGGCAGCAGCGCCCGACAACCCGCTATCACCCGTGCACGTTCAAACGCCTTCAAATCTCCCCAGCGCTCGACGGCAGGTCATTCTCGATTCCCCTCGATAGCATCCCCCGAATTCCacggcctcccctcccctcccctcccctcccctcccccgaaGTCAATCAAGCTCCGGATCGCCGCTGGCCTATCCATGGCGGGGGCGGAGGCGGTGGAGCGGGCGCACGAGCTCTACCGGGGCGGCCGCCACCGGGAGGCGCTGGAGCTCTACTCGGCGGCGCTGGCGGCCGCCCGGGGCCACGCGCAGCGCATCGCCCTGCACAGCAACCGCGCCGCCTGCTACCTCAAGCTCCACGACTTCCACAAG GCCGCAGAAGAGTGCACATCTGTCCTCGAGTTGGACACCGAGCATGCTGGAGCTCTCATGCTACGTGCCCAGACTCTTGTCACTCTAAAGGATTACCAGTCCGCTCTATTTGATGTAAACCGGCTAATTGAGATAAATCCATCCTCTGAAGTATATCGGAACCTTCATGCACGACTGAAGACACAGCTG TCACTAGCCCCGATCCCAGAGTCTGATGAGGAGTCCCTGTATACTGAAGAAGACAAAGAAGATCTGCCACCAAAAGACAATACGAAGAATGAGACTGCCCTTGTTAAGTCTGATCAACCTTCTGCAAAACTGATTCCTGAAAATAAACCTGTAACAAAAGCTCTGAAGGTTGAAGTCCTTCCCAATCTACATTCAAAACCTGAGGGTACCATACAAAAACCAAAGGGCCATTCAGAGCTTGATTACAAGGAACCTTTAACGGAAGCTCCGAAGGTTCAAGTGTCTCCCAGTCTGTACAAGGAACCTTTAACAGAAGCTCGGAAGGTTCAAGTGTCTCCCAGTTTGCCTTCAAAACCTGAGTGTTGGGGGACCATCCAAAAACCAAAGGGCCATTCAGGGCTTGATTACTCGAAATGGGACAAAGTTGAGAATGATTCGagtgaagatgacgatgatgatgaagaagatgacttGCCTCGATATAAATTCAAAGTCAGAACCATCGGTGTGCGTACCGTGAAGTGA